A section of the Rhodobacteraceae bacterium M382 genome encodes:
- a CDS encoding Crp/Fnr family transcriptional regulator — protein MAHEKEKAIARQSMLIRSLPDQHIETLLSKAHWRHYDRGETLFLQDEDATAIHVVLDGWVKLFRMAPNGSEAVVSVFTRGESFGEAVALRATPYPVSAEAVTAAEVMHIPATVLTSIMKDDPQICITILASTFTHLHSLVEQLEQLKAQTGAQRVAEFLLHLCHVQEGPCEVILPYDKVLIAGRLGMKPESLSRAFARLKPAGVKIKKNHAVIDDVDTLRDYADSDPAESWSR, from the coding sequence TTGGCTCACGAAAAGGAAAAGGCGATTGCGCGGCAGTCGATGTTGATACGGTCCTTGCCAGACCAGCACATCGAAACGCTGCTAAGCAAGGCGCATTGGCGACATTATGACAGGGGCGAGACCCTGTTTTTGCAGGACGAAGATGCCACCGCAATCCACGTGGTTCTGGACGGATGGGTAAAGCTGTTCCGAATGGCTCCGAATGGCTCCGAAGCCGTGGTCAGCGTCTTTACACGTGGCGAAAGCTTTGGCGAAGCGGTCGCGCTTCGCGCCACGCCGTATCCGGTGTCGGCCGAAGCCGTGACAGCGGCGGAAGTCATGCATATTCCGGCGACGGTCCTGACGTCGATCATGAAAGATGATCCACAAATCTGCATCACCATTCTGGCCTCGACCTTTACCCATCTGCATTCGCTGGTGGAACAATTGGAACAGCTGAAGGCCCAGACCGGAGCGCAGCGGGTCGCGGAATTCCTGTTGCATCTGTGTCACGTGCAGGAAGGCCCCTGCGAAGTGATCCTCCCCTACGACAAGGTGCTGATCGCCGGACGTCTGGGGATGAAACCCGAAAGCCTGAGCCGCGCCTTTGCCAGATTGAAACCCGCCGGGGTCAAGATCAAGAAAAACCACGCGGTGATCGACGATGTCGATACGTTACGCGACTATGCCGACAGTGATCCGGCAGAGAGCTGGAGCAGATAA
- a CDS encoding DUF4202 domain-containing protein, giving the protein MTDRLQATLDAIDATNSHDPRQDESQPEALLYGQRMSQELARLFPDAAPELQIAARAQHVERWTLPRASFPEGRTGYLTWRKQLAVHHAQVAGRIMADTGYEDAQVETVGRMLRKEGIKRHADTQQLEDVICFVFLKWYFAPFAAKHSPEKIQRIVEKTARKMSDDARARVLDEFDLPEELAAAFRL; this is encoded by the coding sequence ATGACAGATCGTTTACAGGCGACACTGGACGCGATTGACGCGACCAACAGCCATGACCCGCGACAGGACGAAAGCCAGCCAGAGGCGCTTTTGTATGGGCAGCGGATGAGCCAGGAGTTGGCCCGTTTGTTTCCCGATGCCGCGCCCGAATTGCAGATTGCCGCGCGCGCCCAGCATGTGGAACGCTGGACCTTGCCACGCGCGTCCTTCCCCGAGGGGCGGACCGGTTATCTGACCTGGCGCAAACAGCTGGCCGTGCATCACGCACAGGTCGCGGGACGGATCATGGCCGACACCGGATATGAAGACGCGCAGGTCGAAACGGTTGGGCGGATGTTGCGCAAGGAAGGGATCAAACGTCATGCGGATACGCAGCAATTGGAAGATGTTATCTGTTTCGTATTCCTGAAATGGTATTTTGCACCCTTTGCCGCCAAACATTCTCCCGAAAAGATCCAGCGCATTGTCGAGAAAACCGCCCGCAAGATGTCGGACGATGCGCGCGCGCGGGTATTGGACGAATTTGATCTGCCCGAAGAACTGGCGGCTGCATTTCGCCTTTGA
- a CDS encoding cytochrome C oxidase subunit IV family protein — translation MADPSENTLETRALTQAWGLLIALSLSSAALTALALPPKVVGGAILLLALVKSRIILARYLDLAHAPGWLRGFNLSVTLFTLILFGLSLI, via the coding sequence ATGGCCGACCCATCTGAAAATACGCTGGAAACCCGCGCTCTGACCCAGGCCTGGGGCCTTTTGATTGCTCTGAGTCTCAGTTCGGCGGCACTCACGGCATTGGCCCTGCCACCCAAAGTTGTGGGCGGTGCGATCCTGCTGTTGGCTTTGGTGAAATCGCGGATCATCCTGGCGCGGTACCTGGATCTGGCGCATGCGCCGGGCTGGCTGCGCGGTTTCAACCTCAGCGTGACTCTGTTCACGCTGATCCTGTTTGGGCTGTCGTTGATCTGA
- a CDS encoding cytochrome c oxidase subunit 3, with amino-acid sequence MWVLIISELLVFGAGLIAFMGVRLTDPVGFAEAQSYLDRTGAALNTVVLVSSGYLAALALNWRRQVQRLRARVALIGAAALGVVFLVIKGAEYAGKAAQGIGTDTHPFFMFYYLLTGFHAAHVLAGVGILLLVAWRDNPRNIEAGAQFWHMVDLVWILLFPVIYLLG; translated from the coding sequence ATGTGGGTTCTGATCATTTCGGAACTTCTGGTCTTTGGTGCCGGATTGATTGCGTTCATGGGGGTGCGTTTGACTGACCCTGTCGGATTTGCCGAGGCGCAATCCTATCTCGATCGCACAGGCGCGGCGTTGAACACGGTTGTTCTTGTGTCCTCGGGCTATCTGGCGGCGCTGGCGCTGAACTGGCGTCGACAGGTGCAACGTCTGCGGGCGCGCGTGGCCCTGATTGGGGCCGCGGCGTTGGGGGTGGTGTTTCTGGTCATCAAAGGAGCGGAATACGCAGGCAAGGCCGCACAGGGGATCGGGACCGACACCCACCCCTTCTTCATGTTCTACTATTTGCTGACCGGGTTTCATGCGGCACATGTTCTGGCCGGGGTCGGTATTTTGCTGCTGGTGGCCTGGCGCGACAATCCCCGCAACATCGAGGCCGGAGCCCAATTCTGGCACATGGTGGATCTGGTGTGGATCTTGCTGTTTCCCGTGATCTATCTGCTGGGGTGA
- a CDS encoding nitric oxide reductase D protein — MVKIDFEPWEPEETVGKLWHTLASRLDAPEAHEGAVVDLSEVGGRLAVLFRGLGGSPAVELRPVSPEVSHHRLSWRRRLGTEAELLPRASFDGEILRLPDRLAVFPTREANGALYVWLAATAAFAGTRIEEEDPLRADLRALAAAQHMVDDTLDGAPGMRTLYAALCDGVLHQRQVSNLPPVEAQVEAVIRHMLGADLPAQAQPLWQAMSTEALDNLEAPRGYQPFRPVPLWPDLREVSRSEHMDVESRDTDGPPEESGEKTHRARRRKSDQAERSDSFILHKFEAILSWAEFLNLNRRIDDDDPDNAKKAADDQDEIGLGQISKAPPTRLKLHLDLAPEDVDRERLSGRVLYPEWDVRTNAYLPDHVNVLTSDAEIREDASEFAKDPATARRIRAVKRQFEALRPGRVMTRGHLDGDVLDIEAAVRAQVDRQASGEGNERVWMQSRPEARDLAVSILLDVSRSTESAVGDRAVIDVEREALAALAWGLNACGDEFAIHAFSSLKRSRVYVQKCKGFDEPMSGLIEQRIGSLRPGFYTRLGAAIRHTSADLAAQSRKRRLLLVITDGKPNDLDHYEGRHGIEDTAMAVREARRLGQSVFGVTIDKQAKSWFARMFGQGGFAVIPDPARLTMALPQIYRQLVGA; from the coding sequence ATGGTAAAGATCGACTTTGAGCCATGGGAACCCGAAGAAACTGTCGGGAAACTATGGCACACCCTTGCCAGCCGTCTCGATGCGCCTGAGGCGCATGAGGGAGCCGTTGTCGACCTCAGTGAGGTCGGGGGGCGGCTGGCAGTCCTCTTTCGGGGACTGGGGGGCAGCCCAGCTGTTGAGCTGCGCCCCGTTTCCCCCGAGGTTTCGCACCATCGTCTGAGCTGGCGGCGCCGCTTGGGCACCGAAGCCGAGCTGCTGCCGCGCGCCAGTTTTGATGGTGAAATTCTGCGCCTGCCGGATCGGCTGGCGGTCTTTCCCACGCGCGAGGCCAATGGCGCGCTCTATGTCTGGCTGGCCGCGACGGCCGCATTTGCCGGAACCCGGATCGAAGAAGAAGACCCCCTGCGTGCGGACCTGCGCGCGCTGGCGGCGGCCCAACATATGGTTGACGATACTCTGGACGGCGCACCGGGTATGCGCACGCTTTATGCGGCGCTGTGCGATGGTGTGCTGCACCAACGCCAGGTTTCCAATCTGCCGCCCGTAGAGGCCCAGGTCGAAGCTGTGATCCGCCATATGCTGGGTGCGGATTTGCCCGCCCAGGCCCAACCGTTGTGGCAGGCGATGTCTACGGAGGCGCTGGACAATCTTGAGGCCCCGCGCGGTTATCAACCGTTTCGTCCGGTCCCGCTGTGGCCCGATCTGCGCGAAGTATCCCGCTCTGAACACATGGACGTCGAAAGCCGCGATACCGATGGTCCCCCCGAAGAAAGCGGTGAGAAAACCCACCGTGCCCGACGCCGCAAATCGGATCAGGCAGAACGTAGTGACAGCTTTATCCTGCACAAATTCGAAGCGATCCTCAGCTGGGCCGAGTTCCTGAACCTGAACCGCCGGATTGATGACGACGATCCCGACAACGCCAAAAAGGCCGCCGATGACCAGGATGAAATCGGATTGGGTCAGATTTCCAAGGCCCCGCCGACCCGGTTAAAGCTGCACCTTGATCTGGCCCCCGAAGACGTGGATCGCGAACGCCTGTCCGGTCGGGTGCTGTATCCGGAATGGGATGTGCGCACCAATGCCTATCTGCCTGATCACGTCAATGTTCTGACCTCGGATGCCGAAATCCGCGAAGACGCATCCGAATTCGCCAAAGACCCGGCCACAGCGCGCCGTATCCGTGCCGTCAAACGCCAATTCGAAGCGTTGCGCCCGGGCCGCGTCATGACCCGTGGCCATTTGGATGGCGATGTGTTGGACATCGAAGCCGCCGTGCGTGCGCAGGTGGACCGCCAGGCAAGCGGCGAGGGCAATGAACGGGTCTGGATGCAATCGCGCCCCGAAGCCCGTGATTTGGCCGTGTCAATTCTGCTGGATGTTTCCAGATCCACCGAAAGCGCCGTGGGTGACCGGGCCGTTATCGATGTGGAACGCGAAGCGCTGGCGGCATTGGCCTGGGGGCTGAATGCCTGCGGCGACGAGTTTGCAATCCACGCCTTTAGCTCGCTGAAACGGTCGCGTGTATACGTGCAGAAATGCAAAGGTTTTGATGAACCCATGAGCGGTCTGATCGAACAGCGCATCGGGTCCTTGCGTCCCGGTTTCTACACCCGTCTGGGTGCTGCGATCCGCCATACCTCGGCAGATCTGGCCGCCCAGTCGCGCAAACGGCGCCTGTTGTTGGTGATCACCGACGGCAAACCCAACGATCTGGACCACTATGAGGGCCGCCACGGTATTGAAGACACCGCGATGGCCGTGCGCGAGGCCCGCCGTTTGGGCCAGTCGGTCTTTGGGGTGACCATCGACAAACAAGCCAAAAGCTGGTTCGCGCGGATGTTCGGGCAGGGCGGCTTTGCCGTCATTCCCGACCCCGCGCGGCTGACCATGGCCTTGCCCCAGATCTATCGCCAACTGGTGGGGGCATGA
- a CDS encoding CbbQ/NirQ/NorQ/GpvN family protein yields MDMDGNMNLGMGAADAPFYLPQGDEREVFTAAHENGLPVLLKGPTGCGKTRFVAHMAAKLGRPLYTVACHDDLAAADLIGRYLLKGGETVWVDGPLTRAVREGAICYLDEVVEARKDVTVVLHPLTDDRRILPIDRTGEELEAAPGFMLVASYNPGYQNILKTLKPSTRQRFISVEFDFPAQELETKIVAEESGLDVDRCKALVRLAGKLRGLKGQDLEEGVSTRLVVYAATLIAQGMNTDRAIRAAMIEPLTDDEDIKRGLLDLVTAVFG; encoded by the coding sequence ATGGATATGGACGGAAATATGAACCTCGGAATGGGGGCGGCTGACGCCCCCTTCTACCTCCCGCAGGGCGATGAACGCGAAGTCTTCACCGCCGCGCATGAAAATGGCCTGCCGGTCCTGCTCAAAGGTCCGACTGGCTGCGGTAAAACCCGATTTGTGGCCCACATGGCCGCCAAACTGGGCCGCCCATTGTATACTGTTGCCTGTCACGATGACCTGGCCGCAGCCGACCTGATCGGGCGTTACCTGCTGAAGGGCGGCGAAACCGTCTGGGTCGATGGACCGCTGACCCGCGCGGTGCGCGAAGGGGCGATCTGTTATCTCGACGAAGTGGTCGAAGCCCGCAAGGACGTCACCGTCGTGCTGCACCCACTGACCGATGACCGGCGTATCCTGCCGATTGATCGCACCGGCGAAGAACTCGAAGCCGCACCCGGCTTTATGCTCGTGGCCTCTTATAACCCGGGCTATCAGAATATTCTCAAGACGCTGAAACCCTCCACCCGTCAGCGGTTCATCTCGGTCGAATTCGATTTTCCTGCGCAAGAGCTGGAAACCAAGATCGTGGCCGAAGAAAGCGGATTGGACGTTGACCGCTGCAAGGCGCTGGTGCGTCTGGCCGGAAAACTGCGGGGCCTCAAGGGGCAGGACCTGGAAGAAGGGGTTTCGACCCGTCTGGTGGTCTATGCCGCAACCCTGATTGCACAAGGAATGAATACCGATCGCGCCATCCGTGCGGCGATGATCGAACCGTTGACAGACGACGAAGACATAAAGCGCGGGCTCCTCGATCTTGTCACTGCCGTCTTTGGGTGA
- a CDS encoding cbb3-type cytochrome c oxidase subunit I, translating to MKYKSQRVALVYFAVAMGLFAVQVLGGLLAGWIYVAPNTLSELLPFNTVRMLHTNSLIVWLITGFFGAAYFLIPEEAEREIHSEKIAYLQLAILVIGTLGVVVTYVFNLFEGHWLLGKEGREFIEQPKWVKAGIVVAALLFLYNVSMTVLKGKKTAITNILLLGLWGLALLFLFSFYNPENLALDKMFWWYIVHLWVEGVWELIMASILAYLMLKLTGVDREIVEKWLYVIVAAALFSGILGTGHHYYWIGAPAYWQWIGSIFSSLEVIPFFAMMSFAFVMVWKGRRDHPNKAALLWSLGCATLAFFGAGIWGFLHTLHGVNYYTHGTQITAAHGHLAFFGAYVALNLAIFSYAMPILRGRDPYNQVLNMVSFWMMTSGMVFMTFVLTFAGTIQTHLQRVLGDYFMDVQDQLAIFYWMRFGSGIVVVLGAVLFIYAMWVPRKEIIERAVETPAE from the coding sequence ATGAAATACAAATCTCAAAGAGTTGCTCTGGTCTACTTTGCAGTGGCCATGGGCCTGTTCGCAGTCCAGGTGCTGGGCGGTCTGCTCGCCGGCTGGATCTATGTGGCGCCAAACACGCTGTCTGAACTTCTTCCGTTCAACACCGTACGCATGCTGCACACCAATTCATTGATTGTGTGGCTGATTACCGGCTTCTTCGGAGCCGCTTATTTCCTGATCCCCGAAGAGGCGGAACGGGAAATCCATTCAGAGAAAATCGCCTATCTGCAGCTGGCCATTCTGGTCATCGGTACACTGGGCGTGGTTGTCACTTATGTGTTCAACCTGTTCGAAGGTCACTGGCTGCTGGGTAAAGAAGGCCGCGAGTTCATCGAACAACCCAAATGGGTCAAAGCCGGTATTGTGGTTGCTGCCCTTCTGTTCCTTTACAACGTGTCCATGACCGTTCTGAAGGGCAAGAAGACCGCCATCACCAATATCCTGCTTCTGGGGCTCTGGGGTTTGGCGCTGCTGTTCCTGTTCAGCTTCTACAACCCCGAAAACCTGGCACTGGACAAAATGTTCTGGTGGTACATCGTTCACCTGTGGGTGGAAGGCGTCTGGGAACTGATCATGGCCTCGATCCTGGCCTATCTGATGCTGAAACTGACCGGTGTTGACCGTGAGATCGTTGAAAAATGGCTCTATGTCATCGTTGCCGCGGCCCTGTTCTCGGGGATCCTTGGCACCGGACACCACTATTACTGGATCGGTGCGCCTGCGTACTGGCAGTGGATCGGATCCATCTTCAGCTCGCTCGAAGTCATCCCGTTCTTTGCGATGATGTCCTTCGCCTTTGTCATGGTCTGGAAGGGCCGTCGTGATCACCCCAACAAGGCCGCTTTGCTGTGGTCCCTGGGCTGTGCGACACTTGCCTTCTTTGGCGCTGGCATCTGGGGCTTCCTGCACACGCTGCACGGTGTGAACTATTACACCCACGGCACGCAGATCACTGCAGCCCACGGACACCTGGCGTTCTTTGGGGCCTATGTGGCTCTGAACCTGGCGATCTTCAGCTATGCCATGCCGATCCTGCGGGGACGTGATCCCTATAACCAGGTTCTCAACATGGTATCCTTCTGGATGATGACATCCGGTATGGTGTTCATGACCTTTGTTCTGACCTTTGCAGGGACCATTCAAACCCACCTGCAGCGTGTTCTGGGCGACTACTTCATGGACGTGCAGGATCAATTGGCCATCTTCTATTGGATGCGCTTTGGGTCGGGTATCGTGGTTGTTCTTGGGGCTGTGCTCTTCATCTATGCGATGTGGGTACCGCGCAAGGAAATCATCGAACGCGCTGTCGAAACTCCGGCTGAGTAA
- a CDS encoding cytochrome c, producing the protein MREVMTKSMARNIFYGGSLFFIIIFLALSFHTARYMVTTSTNVETLTHSVAAGKKVWEDKTCINCHSLLGEGAYFAPELANVMERWGVLEDPEDAFETLKGWMESQPTGIEGRRQMPNFNLSDEEIRNLSDFLIWTNTIDAQGWPPNDAG; encoded by the coding sequence ATGCGCGAAGTCATGACCAAAAGCATGGCCCGAAATATATTCTATGGCGGGTCATTGTTCTTCATCATCATCTTTCTGGCTCTATCGTTCCACACGGCACGATACATGGTCACCACTTCGACCAATGTGGAGACGCTGACCCACAGCGTGGCCGCAGGTAAAAAGGTCTGGGAAGATAAAACTTGTATCAACTGCCACTCCCTTCTTGGGGAAGGCGCCTATTTTGCCCCTGAGCTGGCAAATGTGATGGAACGCTGGGGCGTTCTTGAAGATCCTGAAGATGCCTTTGAGACTCTCAAAGGATGGATGGAATCCCAGCCCACCGGCATCGAAGGCCGTCGTCAGATGCCAAACTTCAATCTGAGCGACGAAGAAATCCGCAACCTCAGCGACTTCCTGATCTGGACCAATACGATCGATGCTCAGGGCTGGCCGCCGAATGATGCGGGCTAA
- a CDS encoding NnrS family protein: protein MMATVNRVFSEGFRVFFLAAGIYGIFTGLVWTLWLGGVIETPSQAFAPHLWHAHEMIFGYATAAIGGFFLTAVPNWTNAPGARQGYIAVVSGLWFAGRLAVWYSAALPPLAVAGLDLIFVPILAAKILSQLLKRPKPQNMMFMIFLALLWGSNLMVHLEWIGVTDDTAYAGMRGGVIVLCSLIAILGGRVTPAFTRNAMKRDGVPEPRWPRSVPVIERATIVLAILLPVLVLAQVPAIFSGAIAIVFGVVQLIRLSKWGGGWCLKQPILLALHMGLAMLALGLILWGLAGLQIGDEIAALHVLGIGCVGGMTLAVMSRAGLGHSGRPLIAPTPIALGYFVIALAAAMRWVGPMLSDSLFLPSMMITGFLWVLAFALYVVAMWPALTQPRLGSMS from the coding sequence ATGATGGCGACAGTGAACCGGGTTTTCAGCGAAGGGTTTCGTGTCTTCTTTCTGGCAGCTGGGATTTATGGGATCTTTACCGGTCTGGTTTGGACCCTGTGGCTGGGTGGGGTGATTGAAACCCCCTCTCAGGCGTTTGCACCCCATCTGTGGCACGCGCACGAAATGATTTTTGGCTATGCCACAGCGGCCATCGGCGGTTTTTTCCTGACAGCAGTGCCCAATTGGACCAACGCACCCGGCGCACGCCAGGGGTATATCGCCGTGGTGTCAGGCCTGTGGTTTGCCGGACGCCTGGCCGTTTGGTATTCGGCGGCATTGCCCCCATTGGCGGTGGCGGGGCTGGATCTGATATTCGTGCCCATTCTGGCGGCCAAGATCCTGAGCCAGCTGCTAAAACGGCCCAAACCACAAAACATGATGTTCATGATCTTCCTGGCGTTGCTGTGGGGGTCGAACCTGATGGTCCATCTGGAATGGATCGGGGTTACGGATGACACGGCCTATGCCGGAATGCGGGGCGGGGTCATCGTCTTGTGTTCTCTGATCGCCATTCTGGGCGGACGGGTGACGCCGGCCTTTACCCGCAATGCCATGAAGCGTGACGGGGTTCCCGAGCCGCGCTGGCCACGCAGTGTACCGGTCATCGAACGCGCGACAATTGTTTTGGCGATCCTGCTCCCGGTGTTGGTTCTGGCGCAGGTGCCTGCGATCTTTTCCGGGGCAATCGCGATCGTATTCGGGGTGGTCCAGCTGATCCGGCTGTCCAAATGGGGCGGGGGCTGGTGCCTGAAGCAACCCATCCTTCTGGCCCTGCATATGGGGTTGGCCATGCTGGCGCTGGGTTTGATCCTGTGGGGGCTGGCCGGGCTGCAGATCGGGGATGAAATCGCGGCACTTCATGTTCTGGGAATCGGCTGTGTCGGCGGCATGACGCTCGCGGTGATGAGCCGGGCAGGGCTGGGCCATTCGGGGCGGCCATTGATCGCGCCAACGCCGATTGCCTTGGGATATTTTGTCATTGCTCTTGCCGCGGCCATGCGTTGGGTGGGGCCGATGCTGTCGGACAGCCTGTTCCTGCCGTCGATGATGATCACAGGGTTTCTCTGGGTTCTGGCCTTTGCGCTGTATGTCGTGGCGATGTGGCCTGCGCTGACCCAGCCACGTCTGGGGTCAATGTCCTGA
- a CDS encoding nitrite reductase, with protein sequence MSLGITYKKTSRALGVGIAMLLGSAAAPAFANEPTLSDEAFEASKQLYFEQCAGCHGVLRKGATGKNLEPHWKKTAADGTVTEGGTLKLGQERLEKIIAWGTEGGMNNFSDIMTEQEIKDMSTYIMMDPPKPPEMSLAQMMETRKVYVEEADYPTEPMHGRNWENFFVVIERDAGKVAVVDGDTKEVLVHIPTGYAVHVLKASEHHKITEPENPGRFWYTMGRDGKMTKIDLWQTPDKMLVSEVKIAYDARDVAVSGDGKYVIGGGYWPPHFAIVDAQTMEPVKVVSTRGVNVDGEYVEEARVAAIYTTPNEPTWIVAVKELGQLWQVDYTDLDNLKIDKIDSAKFLHDGFFDPTGRYFQIAANASNKMVVVDTQTHKLEAMIDTAALPHPGPGANWIDPNCGPVAGTTHLGVGTVTVWGNDPANNPDNAWKVCYEVETDGPGLFVRTHPNSDYIWADQTKHPEPEIQQSVQVISKETGEIVKTIQVTDVEGSAAVHFEFNADGTEVWVSKWNLSDSLEPNGEIVIYDAKTLEEIGRVKGLYAPTGKFNVYNRSNHVT encoded by the coding sequence ATGTCACTTGGAATCACCTACAAGAAAACTTCTCGCGCTCTCGGCGTTGGCATTGCGATGCTGCTGGGCAGCGCCGCTGCGCCCGCGTTCGCAAATGAACCCACCCTGAGCGATGAAGCATTTGAAGCATCCAAACAGCTGTACTTTGAACAGTGTGCGGGCTGCCACGGCGTTCTGCGCAAAGGCGCAACAGGTAAAAACCTGGAACCGCATTGGAAGAAAACCGCAGCAGACGGCACCGTCACCGAAGGTGGCACGCTGAAGCTGGGCCAGGAGCGTCTTGAAAAGATTATCGCCTGGGGTACCGAAGGCGGTATGAACAACTTCTCGGACATCATGACCGAGCAAGAAATCAAAGACATGTCCACATACATCATGATGGACCCACCTAAACCGCCAGAAATGTCGCTGGCCCAGATGATGGAAACCCGCAAGGTTTACGTCGAAGAAGCCGACTATCCGACCGAGCCAATGCACGGCCGCAACTGGGAAAACTTCTTTGTCGTCATCGAGCGTGACGCCGGTAAAGTGGCCGTTGTCGACGGCGACACCAAAGAAGTGCTTGTTCACATCCCCACCGGTTATGCGGTGCACGTTCTGAAAGCGTCCGAGCACCACAAGATCACCGAGCCTGAAAACCCCGGTCGCTTCTGGTACACCATGGGCCGTGACGGCAAGATGACCAAGATCGACCTGTGGCAGACACCGGACAAGATGTTGGTTTCCGAAGTCAAAATCGCCTATGACGCCCGCGACGTGGCCGTGTCCGGCGACGGCAAATACGTGATTGGTGGCGGTTACTGGCCTCCGCACTTTGCCATCGTTGATGCGCAGACCATGGAACCGGTCAAAGTCGTTTCGACCCGTGGTGTGAACGTCGACGGTGAATATGTCGAAGAAGCCCGCGTTGCTGCGATCTATACCACTCCCAACGAACCCACATGGATCGTTGCCGTGAAAGAGCTGGGTCAGCTGTGGCAGGTGGATTACACCGATCTCGACAACCTGAAGATCGACAAGATCGACAGCGCCAAGTTCCTGCACGACGGTTTCTTTGACCCGACAGGTCGTTACTTCCAGATCGCCGCAAACGCGTCGAACAAAATGGTTGTCGTTGACACCCAGACCCACAAACTGGAAGCCATGATCGACACCGCAGCTCTGCCGCACCCTGGCCCTGGCGCCAACTGGATCGACCCGAACTGTGGCCCTGTTGCAGGCACCACCCACCTGGGTGTCGGGACCGTGACTGTCTGGGGCAACGACCCTGCAAACAATCCCGACAATGCGTGGAAGGTTTGCTACGAAGTTGAAACCGACGGCCCCGGCCTGTTCGTGCGGACACACCCGAATTCGGATTACATCTGGGCTGACCAGACCAAACACCCGGAGCCGGAAATTCAGCAGTCCGTTCAGGTCATCTCGAAAGAGACCGGCGAGATCGTAAAAACCATCCAGGTTACCGATGTCGAAGGCAGCGCCGCTGTGCACTTTGAGTTCAACGCAGACGGCACCGAAGTTTGGGTCTCCAAATGGAACCTGTCTGACTCGCTGGAGCCAAATGGTGAAATCGTGATCTACGACGCCAAGACGCTGGAAGAAATTGGTCGCGTCAAAGGGCTTTATGCTCCGACCGGCAAATTCAACGTCTACAACCGTTCGAACCACGTCACCTGA